One window of the Rufibacter radiotolerans genome contains the following:
- a CDS encoding imelysin family protein, with product MIQLRNYTYAAALACLAAIASCSSSEEVTPGSEYDRKAMLTNYADNLIIPGYQKFKAETDGMANAITAFTASPSVTTLAAARKEYQEAYQAWQEVSLYEFGPADEQMLRTNLNIFPTTTSQIESNISAGSYNLQTTANLSAKGFPALDYLLYGQASEAAVVDQYTTATNAANRKKYLQDLTTLVKQAADVTYTGWTTGSYAKNFKESGGTAVGSAVGNLVNQFNFEIDLSKRTKVGIPAGKFTAGTPQPERVEAYYSHTSLALLERNLNAQKAIFLGQTAAGVNGPGLDDYLNHVDAAKKYNGLTLAEVINQQFNAALTALAAVPAPLDQAVNSNLPAVNKLYEELQKLIILTKTDLPAALGVTITYTDNDGD from the coding sequence ATGATTCAACTAAGAAACTATACCTATGCCGCTGCCCTAGCCTGCCTGGCGGCCATAGCCAGCTGCAGTTCCAGTGAAGAGGTAACCCCCGGTTCAGAATATGACCGCAAGGCCATGCTGACCAACTACGCAGATAACCTTATCATACCAGGCTACCAGAAGTTTAAAGCAGAAACCGATGGCATGGCCAATGCCATTACCGCCTTTACCGCCAGCCCATCCGTTACCACCCTGGCAGCCGCCCGCAAAGAGTACCAGGAAGCTTACCAAGCCTGGCAGGAAGTAAGCCTCTATGAATTCGGCCCCGCCGATGAGCAGATGCTGCGCACCAACCTAAACATCTTCCCTACCACCACCAGCCAGATAGAAAGCAACATCAGCGCCGGCAGCTACAACCTGCAGACCACGGCCAATTTATCTGCCAAAGGATTCCCGGCCCTGGATTACCTGCTGTATGGCCAGGCCAGTGAAGCAGCTGTTGTAGACCAATACACCACTGCTACCAACGCTGCCAACCGCAAAAAATACTTGCAAGACCTTACCACCCTGGTAAAACAAGCGGCAGATGTTACCTACACCGGCTGGACTACCGGTTCCTATGCCAAGAACTTCAAAGAGTCAGGTGGAACTGCCGTAGGCAGCGCGGTGGGCAACCTGGTGAACCAGTTTAACTTTGAGATAGACCTTTCTAAGCGCACCAAAGTGGGAATTCCGGCCGGTAAGTTTACCGCGGGCACCCCGCAGCCTGAACGCGTGGAAGCCTATTACAGCCATACCTCCCTGGCTTTGCTGGAGCGTAACCTTAATGCCCAAAAGGCTATTTTCCTGGGCCAAACGGCCGCTGGCGTGAACGGACCCGGCCTGGATGATTACCTGAACCACGTAGACGCCGCCAAAAAATACAACGGGCTCACGCTGGCGGAAGTCATTAACCAACAGTTCAATGCGGCGCTCACGGCCCTAGCTGCCGTTCCGGCCCCACTGGACCAGGCGGTGAACAGCAATCTGCCGGCGGTAAACAAACTGTATGAAGAGTTGCAAAAATTGATCATCCTCACCAAAACGGACCTTCCTGCCGCCTTAGGGGTGACCATCACTTACACTGACAACGACGGCGACTAA
- a CDS encoding HTTM domain-containing protein produces MLRNLRTTLSAPVSAAPLAVFRIIFGMMMLGSIVRFMAKGWVQELYVTPKYYFPFYGFEWVKPLGQTGMHLLFILMALSALGILLGLFYRWSAVLFFLSFTYVELIDKTNYLNHYYFVSVVALLMIMVPAHRHFSLDVLRNPSLWVKQVPRWTILIFQLQLGMVYFFAGVAKLNPDWLLEAMPLRYWLPAHTHLPLIGPLLDKLWVAYLFCWFGAFYDLTIPFFLSWRKSRPLAYVTVVVFHVLTAVLFQIGMFPYIMMMSTLVFFSADFHEKVLQFLRGLARSKPVFASAPVPYSKPIPGLVMGFLALHFVVQVLVPWRFLLYPDNLFWTEQGYRFSWRVMLMEKTGTAFFYVRDPRTGQETEINNRDYLTVNQEKMVATQPDMLLQYAHLLRDAFKAKGLPNPQVRAEAYVAMNGRGSRLLIDPQFNLANAQESFRHKPWILPFAEKAPQPTAAGQTK; encoded by the coding sequence ATGCTGCGCAATCTGAGAACCACCCTTTCTGCCCCGGTTTCCGCCGCCCCGCTGGCGGTTTTCCGCATTATCTTCGGGATGATGATGCTGGGCAGTATTGTGCGGTTCATGGCCAAAGGCTGGGTGCAGGAACTGTATGTGACCCCTAAGTATTACTTCCCGTTCTATGGTTTTGAATGGGTAAAACCCCTGGGCCAGACCGGCATGCACCTTCTTTTTATTTTGATGGCGCTTTCCGCCCTGGGCATTCTGCTGGGCCTTTTTTACCGGTGGTCGGCGGTATTGTTTTTCCTCAGCTTCACATATGTGGAGCTCATAGACAAAACCAATTACCTCAACCACTACTACTTTGTGAGCGTGGTGGCCCTTTTAATGATCATGGTACCGGCGCACCGGCATTTCTCCCTGGATGTTCTCCGGAATCCTTCGCTTTGGGTAAAGCAGGTGCCCCGATGGACTATCTTGATCTTCCAGCTGCAACTGGGCATGGTATATTTTTTTGCCGGCGTGGCCAAACTGAACCCAGACTGGCTGCTGGAAGCTATGCCGTTACGGTACTGGCTTCCAGCCCACACGCACCTGCCCCTTATTGGGCCCTTGTTGGATAAGCTCTGGGTGGCTTATCTGTTCTGCTGGTTTGGGGCATTCTATGACTTGACCATTCCCTTCTTTCTGAGCTGGCGCAAGAGCCGGCCGCTGGCGTATGTCACGGTGGTGGTCTTTCATGTGCTCACGGCGGTGCTGTTCCAGATTGGCATGTTCCCTTACATCATGATGATGAGCACGCTGGTCTTCTTCTCGGCAGATTTCCATGAAAAGGTATTGCAGTTCCTCCGCGGTTTGGCCCGCAGCAAACCTGTCTTTGCATCGGCTCCGGTTCCGTACTCTAAACCTATTCCTGGCTTGGTCATGGGGTTTCTGGCCCTGCATTTTGTAGTGCAGGTTTTGGTGCCGTGGCGCTTTCTGCTGTACCCAGACAACCTGTTCTGGACCGAGCAGGGCTACCGCTTTTCGTGGCGCGTGATGCTCATGGAAAAGACCGGAACGGCCTTCTTTTATGTGCGGGACCCACGCACCGGCCAGGAAACCGAAATCAATAACCGTGATTACCTTACCGTGAACCAGGAAAAAATGGTGGCCACCCAACCAGACATGCTCCTGCAATATGCCCACCTGCTGCGCGATGCCTTCAAAGCCAAAGGCCTACCCAACCCGCAGGTTCGCGCTGAGGCTTACGTGGCCATGAACGGACGGGGCAGCCGCCTGCTTATTGACCCGCAGTTTAACCTGGCCAACGCCCAGGAGAGCTTCCGGCACAAACCTTGGATTTTACCTTTTGCAGAAAAAGCGCCGCAGCCTACCGCTGCAGGCCAAACCAAATAA
- a CDS encoding trimeric intracellular cation channel family protein, producing the protein MDILPALPFIPILEIIGTFVFAISGTLTAADKKLDPFGAGVIAFVTALGGGTLRDLLLNLRPVWIQEEHLLITVLASVVVAVLFRRKIVKFRRTMFLFDTAGIALFTVLGMEKALRVGVSPLIALVMGVVTAVFGGVVRDILCNEIPLIFRKEIYATACLAGGGTYLLMRLAPVPAGIPMGVAILIIILVRLLAVKFKWSFPNLNP; encoded by the coding sequence ATGGATATCTTACCGGCCCTGCCTTTCATTCCCATTCTAGAAATAATAGGAACCTTTGTCTTCGCGATCAGCGGTACGCTCACTGCCGCCGACAAGAAGCTGGACCCCTTTGGCGCCGGGGTCATTGCCTTTGTGACCGCCCTGGGCGGAGGTACCCTGCGCGATCTGCTCTTGAACCTACGGCCCGTCTGGATTCAGGAAGAGCATTTATTGATTACGGTGTTGGCCTCAGTGGTGGTGGCGGTGCTGTTCCGGCGGAAAATTGTAAAGTTTAGGCGCACCATGTTTTTATTTGATACGGCCGGGATTGCTTTGTTTACCGTGCTAGGCATGGAGAAGGCCTTGCGGGTAGGGGTGTCGCCGCTGATTGCCCTGGTGATGGGCGTGGTGACGGCGGTATTTGGCGGCGTAGTGCGGGATATCCTTTGCAATGAGATCCCGCTTATTTTCCGGAAAGAGATTTACGCCACGGCCTGTCTGGCGGGCGGCGGCACCTACCTGCTCATGCGCCTGGCACCGGTTCCTGCGGGAATTCCCATGGGAGTGGCCATCTTAATCATTATTCTGGTCAGGCTGCTGGCGGTCAAATTCAAATGGTCCTTCCCCAACCTGAATCCTTAA
- a CDS encoding TonB-dependent receptor domain-containing protein, protein MRLLLTFLFLIGSLQLTLAQTYSITGSITNTATNQAPAEAEVLLVNNGTFAKADRKGNYQIKNLKAGTYTLTAFSLGLTTQTQEITITNADVTLEFALKPLEGTIGEVKVNSERAKDLGVSRLRSTEGTAIYEAKKTEVINMRDVTGNLATNNSRQVFAKVAGLNIWESDGAGLQLGIGGRGLSPNRTSNFNTRQNGYDISADALGYPESYYTPPTEALDRIEVVRGAASLQYGTQFGGMLNFVMKEAPEEKSFELVSRQTGGSFGLFSSFNSVAAQKGQFHFYGFYQYKRGDGWRPNSGFNVHTAFGSLHYQPSEKLEVKLDYTYMDYLAQQPGGLTDAAFAADPRQSVRDRNWFAVNWNLLSLSLDYRLGERTKLNVRNFGLVAERKALGYLEKINRPDPMGERLLLKDKFRNFGNETRLIHRYTLLGHSSTFLVGTRYYHGFTDQKQGNGSAGSGPDFRYYPDNGNPSLSDYDYPSRNLAVFTENIFNITSKLSVTPGLRYEWIRTRAQGRYDVENRDQAGNILLEERVQENRLNTRGLVLFGLGISFKPSDQLEVYGNFSQNYRAINFNDMRIVNANIRIDQNLQDEKGYSLDLGTRGGIAEVVNFDISLFNLVYDNRIGLRPQKDEVLYTNYLLRTNIGKSRNRGVETFVEADVLKLFFGKEHKTSLSVFSNLTLVDADYLIEEEIFKGKKVELAPAVIAKTGTSFKKGNFKLSYQYAYTSEQYTDASNSISEPTAVFGKIPAYWVMDLSGSYTYKRFTLETGLNNLTDNRYFTRRATAYPGPGIIPSDARNYYVTLQFKL, encoded by the coding sequence ATGCGCCTACTCCTTACCTTCCTTTTCCTGATAGGCAGCCTACAGTTAACGCTGGCACAGACCTATTCCATTACAGGCTCCATCACCAACACTGCCACCAACCAGGCCCCGGCAGAGGCCGAGGTGCTGTTGGTGAACAACGGCACTTTTGCCAAAGCCGATAGAAAAGGAAATTACCAGATCAAGAACCTAAAGGCCGGCACTTATACCCTCACCGCCTTCAGCCTGGGCCTGACCACCCAAACCCAGGAAATCACCATCACCAACGCAGATGTTACCCTGGAATTCGCGCTCAAGCCCCTGGAAGGCACTATTGGAGAGGTTAAGGTAAACTCAGAAAGGGCTAAAGACCTGGGGGTGTCACGCCTGCGGTCCACTGAAGGCACTGCCATTTATGAGGCCAAGAAAACCGAGGTGATCAATATGCGCGATGTGACCGGTAACCTGGCCACCAACAACAGCCGGCAGGTATTTGCCAAGGTGGCCGGACTCAACATCTGGGAAAGCGACGGGGCCGGCCTGCAGCTGGGTATTGGTGGCCGGGGCTTGAGCCCTAACCGTACCTCCAACTTCAATACCCGCCAGAATGGCTATGACATCAGTGCCGATGCCCTGGGCTACCCCGAAAGTTACTACACCCCTCCTACCGAGGCCCTGGACCGCATTGAAGTGGTACGGGGAGCAGCCTCTCTGCAGTATGGTACTCAATTTGGCGGCATGCTCAACTTTGTGATGAAAGAAGCCCCAGAAGAAAAGTCCTTTGAGCTGGTGAGCCGCCAGACCGGTGGCTCCTTTGGGTTGTTCAGCTCTTTCAACAGCGTGGCGGCCCAAAAAGGCCAGTTCCATTTTTACGGGTTCTACCAATACAAGCGCGGCGACGGTTGGCGGCCTAACTCCGGTTTTAACGTGCACACCGCGTTCGGAAGCCTCCATTACCAGCCCTCAGAAAAACTTGAGGTGAAGCTGGATTACACCTACATGGACTATCTGGCTCAGCAGCCAGGTGGCCTCACTGACGCGGCCTTTGCGGCAGACCCGCGCCAGTCGGTGCGTGACCGCAACTGGTTTGCTGTGAATTGGAACCTGCTTTCGCTGTCACTGGACTACCGGCTAGGCGAGCGTACCAAGCTGAACGTGCGCAACTTCGGGTTGGTGGCCGAACGCAAGGCCCTGGGTTACCTGGAGAAAATCAACCGGCCCGACCCTATGGGGGAACGTCTGCTGCTGAAGGACAAATTCAGGAACTTCGGGAACGAGACCCGCCTGATTCACAGGTATACCCTTTTGGGCCATTCCTCCACTTTTTTGGTGGGAACCCGCTACTACCATGGCTTTACAGACCAGAAACAGGGCAATGGCTCTGCCGGGTCAGGCCCGGATTTCAGGTATTACCCAGACAACGGCAACCCCAGCCTTTCAGACTATGACTACCCCAGCCGTAACCTGGCGGTGTTCACGGAGAACATCTTCAACATCACGTCAAAATTAAGCGTCACCCCGGGCCTCCGCTATGAGTGGATCAGGACCCGGGCCCAGGGAAGGTATGACGTGGAGAACCGTGACCAAGCAGGCAACATCTTACTAGAGGAACGGGTGCAGGAAAATCGCCTCAATACCCGGGGTCTAGTCCTCTTCGGGTTGGGGATTAGCTTTAAGCCCTCTGACCAGCTGGAAGTCTACGGAAATTTCTCCCAGAATTACCGCGCCATCAACTTCAATGACATGCGCATTGTGAACGCCAACATCAGAATTGACCAGAACCTGCAAGATGAGAAAGGCTACAGCCTGGACCTGGGCACCCGCGGCGGCATTGCCGAAGTAGTGAACTTTGACATCAGCCTCTTCAACCTGGTGTATGACAACCGCATTGGCCTAAGGCCGCAGAAAGATGAGGTTTTGTATACCAATTACCTCCTGCGCACCAACATAGGCAAGTCCAGAAACCGGGGCGTGGAAACATTTGTGGAGGCCGACGTTTTGAAGCTGTTTTTCGGAAAAGAGCACAAAACCAGCCTCTCTGTATTCTCCAACCTGACCCTGGTAGACGCCGATTACCTGATAGAAGAGGAAATCTTCAAAGGCAAAAAAGTAGAGCTGGCGCCGGCTGTTATCGCCAAAACAGGAACCTCCTTTAAGAAGGGGAATTTCAAGCTCTCCTACCAATATGCCTACACCTCTGAGCAATACACAGACGCCTCCAACAGCATTAGTGAACCCACCGCCGTCTTCGGGAAAATACCCGCTTACTGGGTCATGGATCTGTCTGGCAGCTACACTTATAAGCGTTTCACCCTGGAAACCGGCCTTAATAACCTCACAGATAACCGCTACTTCACCCGCCGGGCCACGGCCTACCCGGGCCCGGGAATAATCCCTTCAGACGCCCGCAATTACTACGTCACGCTGCAGTTCAAGCTGTAA
- a CDS encoding FKBP-type peptidyl-prolyl cis-trans isomerase, whose amino-acid sequence MELKDLTQKISYIIGRDMAANFAKQGIEIEPQALLFGLTEALKGSPSKLDQDEIQSVMMQLQMQMQEKQQASAGVSGEQNKKEGEAFLESNKAKEGVKTLPSGLQYEVLESGSGKTPTKTSHVTTHYHGTLIDGTVFDSSYERGEPATFPVNGVIAGWTEALQLMKEGDKWRLFIPSNLAYGPRGAGADIGPNAALIFDVELISVNN is encoded by the coding sequence ATGGAATTAAAAGACCTCACACAGAAGATCAGCTACATTATTGGTAGAGATATGGCTGCCAACTTCGCCAAACAAGGAATTGAAATTGAGCCCCAGGCTCTATTATTTGGCCTGACCGAAGCCTTGAAAGGCTCACCTTCCAAACTGGACCAGGACGAGATTCAGTCGGTTATGATGCAGTTGCAGATGCAGATGCAGGAGAAACAGCAGGCCTCTGCCGGGGTTAGTGGTGAGCAAAACAAAAAAGAGGGCGAGGCCTTCTTAGAAAGCAACAAAGCTAAGGAAGGCGTTAAAACCCTGCCTAGCGGCTTGCAATATGAAGTGTTGGAAAGCGGCTCGGGTAAAACACCTACCAAGACCTCCCACGTGACCACCCACTACCACGGCACCCTTATTGACGGAACCGTGTTTGACTCTTCGTATGAGCGCGGCGAGCCGGCCACTTTCCCGGTAAATGGGGTAATTGCCGGCTGGACGGAAGCCTTGCAACTTATGAAAGAAGGCGACAAATGGCGCCTGTTCATCCCAAGTAACCTGGCCTACGGTCCCCGTGGCGCCGGAGCGGATATTGGACCCAATGCCGCCCTTATTTTTGACGTAGAGCTTATCTCTGTCAACAACTAA
- a CDS encoding DUF4856 domain-containing protein, whose protein sequence is MMFSFTYKSMAVAGLAVCALFSSCSDDKEDEVSYTIPTTYNFQNVNYSGQTARLAMLTELNTYVRTGNTGAILDAQKMKNMYANTNAPFADAALNTSGKQLKDKTILSAQTVIENYFNVAAGASLSAGTPALNGKAGLLTTAENSKYLVDANGVEPGQVIQKGLMGAVFYFQAVESYLTPSKTGPSVDNVTVTPGEGTTLEHHFDEAFGYFGAPIDFPTNVTGLKFWANYSNQVNPSLGSNKTMMDAFLKGRAAISAKDAKGKDAAIATLRTEWERIVAASAILELNAAKANIADQAKKSHYLSEALGFIMSLKYKTDRKISDAQYNEVMTKIGTNFYNTTAADITAAVNVISTAYGMDNIKSQL, encoded by the coding sequence ATGATGTTCTCTTTTACTTATAAGTCAATGGCCGTAGCTGGTCTGGCAGTATGTGCTCTTTTTTCTTCTTGTTCAGATGATAAAGAAGATGAGGTTTCTTACACCATCCCTACTACCTATAATTTCCAGAACGTGAATTATTCCGGCCAGACAGCCCGCCTGGCTATGCTGACCGAGCTGAACACTTACGTGAGAACCGGAAACACCGGGGCGATTTTGGATGCGCAGAAAATGAAGAATATGTATGCCAATACAAACGCTCCGTTCGCTGACGCCGCTCTGAACACTTCGGGCAAGCAGTTAAAGGACAAGACTATTCTATCTGCACAAACCGTAATAGAAAATTATTTCAACGTTGCCGCTGGGGCAAGCCTTTCTGCTGGCACCCCTGCCCTTAACGGCAAAGCAGGCCTGTTAACCACCGCTGAAAACTCAAAATATCTGGTAGATGCCAACGGCGTGGAGCCGGGGCAGGTGATCCAGAAAGGCCTTATGGGCGCCGTGTTCTATTTCCAGGCAGTTGAGTCTTACCTCACTCCTTCTAAAACCGGCCCTTCTGTTGATAACGTAACCGTTACCCCCGGCGAAGGCACAACCCTGGAGCACCATTTTGATGAGGCGTTCGGCTATTTCGGGGCCCCAATTGATTTCCCTACCAACGTGACCGGCCTTAAGTTCTGGGCTAACTACAGCAACCAGGTAAACCCTAGCCTGGGTAGCAACAAAACCATGATGGATGCTTTCCTGAAAGGACGTGCTGCTATTTCTGCCAAAGATGCAAAAGGCAAAGACGCCGCCATTGCCACCCTGCGCACCGAGTGGGAAAGAATTGTAGCCGCTTCGGCCATCCTGGAACTCAATGCCGCCAAAGCCAACATAGCAGACCAAGCAAAGAAAAGCCATTACCTGTCTGAAGCCCTTGGGTTTATCATGAGCCTGAAGTACAAGACAGATCGTAAGATCTCTGACGCGCAGTACAATGAAGTCATGACCAAAATTGGCACCAACTTCTACAACACCACCGCCGCTGACATTACTGCCGCCGTGAACGTGATCAGTACCGCCTACGGTATGGATAACATAAAATCCCAGCTTTAA
- a CDS encoding cobalamin B12-binding domain-containing protein, translating to MSVTSVQPYKPVNHIRIVTAASLFDGHDAAINIMRRIIQASGAEVIHLGHNRSVQEIVDCAIQEDAQAIALTSYQGGHLEYFKYMHDLLEERGCGHIRIFGGGGGVILPSEIEELHGYGIARIYSPDDGRAMGLQGMINDMLQKCDFPTGQNLNGEVKHLKEKDIKSIARLISAAENFPEEYAKVKEQLLAGVDSLESNNQQIATPGAGYHWYRRGR from the coding sequence ATGTCAGTTACTTCTGTACAACCTTACAAACCGGTTAACCATATCCGCATTGTCACGGCGGCATCTTTGTTTGACGGCCATGACGCGGCCATCAATATTATGCGCCGTATCATCCAGGCCTCTGGGGCTGAGGTGATTCACCTGGGCCACAACCGCTCCGTGCAGGAGATCGTGGACTGCGCCATTCAGGAAGATGCCCAAGCCATTGCCCTCACTTCTTACCAAGGCGGTCACCTGGAGTACTTCAAGTACATGCATGACCTGCTGGAAGAGCGCGGCTGCGGCCATATCCGCATCTTTGGCGGCGGTGGCGGTGTGATCCTCCCCTCTGAGATTGAGGAACTGCACGGCTACGGCATTGCCCGCATCTATTCGCCAGACGATGGGCGCGCCATGGGCCTGCAGGGCATGATCAATGACATGCTGCAGAAATGCGACTTCCCTACCGGACAGAACCTGAACGGTGAGGTGAAACACCTGAAAGAAAAAGACATTAAGTCCATTGCCCGCCTTATCTCCGCCGCCGAGAACTTCCCGGAGGAATATGCCAAGGTAAAAGAGCAACTGCTGGCCGGAGTAGATTCCCTGGAATCAAACAACCAGCAAATTGCTACCCCCGGTGCTGGGTATCACTGGTACCGGCGGGGCCGGTAA
- a CDS encoding methylmalonyl-CoA mutase family protein, whose product MLPPVLGITGTGGAGKSSLVDELVRRFLADFPEKTIAIISVDPSKRKTGGALLGDRIRMNAISNSRVYMRSLATRQSNLALSKYVQDAVDIVKAAQFDLIILETSGIGQSDTEIIEHSDASLYVMTPEYGAATQLEKIDMLDFADIIALNKFDKRGALDALRDVKKQYKRNHQLWDVNDDDIPVFGTIASQFNDPGMNRLYKAVIAKISEKTGVAFASNLSTSGEMSEKVYIIPPARTRYLSEISENNRAYDKWVLDQASVAQKLYGIRQSIEAIQAIEVEDKDRLIKGLEYAYEETALRLDGQNKKLLEGWPEKRQSYKNEFYEFKVRDKVLKIATHTTSLSQLQIPKIATPRYEAWGDLLKWNLQENVPGEFPYTAGVFPFKREGEDPTRMFAGEGGPERTNRRFHYVSKGLPAKRLSTAFDSVTLYGEDPDLRPDIYGKIGNSGVSIACLDDAKKLYSGFNLAHPMTSVSMTINGPAAMLTGFFMNAAIDQQCELYIKENGLEEEVNQRIEAIFQKIGQKRPTYQGPLPDGNDGLGLMLLGVTGDQVLPADLYAQIKERTLASVRGTVQADILKEDQAQNTCIFSTEFALRLMGDVQQYFIDHNVRNFYSVSISGYHIAEAGANPISQLAFTLANGFTFVEYYVSRGMDINAFATNLSFFFSNGIDPEYAVIGRVARRIWAKAMKLKYGANARSQMLKYHIQTSGRSLHAQEIDFNDIRTTLQALYAIYDNCNSLHTNAYDEAITTPTEASVRRAMAIQLIINRELGLAKNENPLQGSFIIEELTDLVEEAVLLEFDRITERGGVLGAMETMYQRGKIQEESLYYETLKHTGEYPIIGVNTFLSSTGSPTVLPSEVIRATEEEKQYQITMLQELHARFAETAPAHLKRLQEVAVQNGNIFEELMEASKYCSLGQITNALFSVGGQYRRNM is encoded by the coding sequence TTGCTACCCCCGGTGCTGGGTATCACTGGTACCGGCGGGGCCGGTAAATCATCGTTGGTAGATGAACTGGTGCGCCGGTTCCTGGCCGATTTTCCGGAAAAGACTATCGCCATTATCTCTGTGGACCCGTCTAAGCGCAAAACCGGCGGGGCCTTGCTAGGTGATAGGATCCGGATGAACGCCATCAGCAACAGCCGAGTGTACATGCGTTCGTTGGCTACCCGCCAGAGCAACCTGGCTTTGAGCAAATATGTTCAGGACGCCGTGGACATTGTGAAGGCCGCCCAGTTTGACCTGATCATTCTGGAGACCTCGGGCATTGGCCAGTCAGACACCGAGATCATTGAGCATTCAGACGCCAGCCTGTACGTGATGACGCCAGAGTACGGCGCCGCCACCCAGCTGGAGAAGATTGACATGCTGGATTTTGCGGATATCATCGCCCTCAACAAATTTGACAAGCGCGGGGCCCTGGATGCGCTACGCGATGTCAAGAAACAATACAAGCGCAACCATCAGCTCTGGGACGTGAACGATGATGACATCCCAGTGTTCGGGACCATTGCCTCGCAGTTCAATGACCCAGGCATGAACCGCCTGTACAAGGCCGTGATTGCCAAGATCTCTGAGAAAACCGGCGTGGCCTTTGCCTCCAACCTGAGCACCAGCGGTGAGATGTCTGAGAAAGTCTACATCATCCCTCCTGCCCGCACGCGCTACCTTTCTGAGATCTCGGAGAACAACCGCGCCTATGATAAATGGGTACTGGATCAGGCCAGCGTGGCTCAGAAACTGTACGGCATCCGGCAATCCATTGAAGCCATTCAGGCTATTGAGGTAGAGGACAAGGACCGCCTGATCAAAGGCCTGGAATACGCCTACGAGGAAACCGCCCTGCGCTTGGACGGGCAGAACAAGAAACTGCTGGAAGGCTGGCCCGAGAAACGCCAGAGCTACAAAAACGAGTTCTATGAGTTCAAGGTGAGGGACAAGGTCCTGAAGATTGCCACCCACACCACCAGCCTTTCCCAGTTACAGATTCCCAAGATTGCCACGCCCCGCTATGAGGCCTGGGGCGACTTGCTCAAATGGAACCTGCAGGAGAACGTGCCGGGCGAGTTCCCCTACACCGCCGGTGTATTCCCGTTCAAGCGCGAAGGCGAAGACCCCACCCGTATGTTCGCTGGTGAAGGCGGGCCAGAGCGCACTAACCGTCGTTTCCACTACGTTAGTAAAGGATTGCCAGCCAAGCGTTTATCCACCGCCTTTGACTCCGTTACTTTATATGGTGAGGACCCAGATCTCCGCCCGGATATCTACGGAAAGATTGGTAACTCCGGAGTAAGCATTGCATGTCTGGACGATGCCAAGAAACTCTACTCGGGCTTCAACCTGGCTCACCCCATGACCTCGGTGTCCATGACCATTAACGGTCCGGCCGCCATGCTCACGGGCTTCTTCATGAACGCCGCCATTGACCAGCAGTGTGAACTCTACATCAAAGAGAACGGTCTGGAGGAGGAAGTAAACCAGCGGATTGAGGCTATTTTCCAAAAAATAGGCCAAAAACGCCCTACCTACCAGGGACCACTGCCAGACGGCAACGACGGCCTAGGCCTCATGCTCCTGGGCGTGACAGGTGACCAGGTGCTACCGGCAGACTTGTATGCGCAGATCAAAGAGCGCACGCTGGCCTCGGTCCGCGGAACGGTGCAAGCCGATATCCTGAAAGAAGACCAGGCGCAGAACACCTGTATCTTCAGTACGGAGTTCGCGCTACGCCTAATGGGAGACGTGCAGCAGTACTTCATTGACCACAACGTCCGGAACTTCTACTCGGTGTCCATCTCGGGCTACCACATTGCGGAGGCGGGCGCCAACCCTATCTCGCAGCTGGCCTTCACGCTGGCCAACGGCTTCACGTTTGTGGAGTACTACGTGAGCCGCGGCATGGACATTAACGCCTTTGCGACTAACCTGAGCTTCTTCTTCTCCAACGGCATTGACCCAGAGTATGCGGTGATTGGCCGCGTGGCCAGAAGAATCTGGGCCAAGGCCATGAAACTGAAGTACGGCGCCAACGCCCGCTCGCAGATGTTGAAATACCATATCCAGACCTCGGGCCGCTCCCTGCACGCGCAGGAGATTGACTTCAACGATATCCGGACCACGCTGCAGGCGCTGTACGCGATCTACGACAACTGTAACTCGCTACACACCAATGCCTATGATGAGGCCATTACCACGCCTACCGAAGCCTCGGTGCGCCGTGCCATGGCTATTCAGTTGATCATCAACCGCGAACTAGGACTGGCTAAGAATGAGAACCCGCTGCAAGGCTCGTTTATCATTGAAGAACTGACCGATCTGGTAGAGGAAGCAGTATTGCTGGAGTTTGACCGCATCACCGAACGTGGTGGCGTGTTGGGCGCCATGGAGACCATGTACCAGCGTGGCAAGATCCAGGAAGAAAGCCTGTACTATGAGACACTTAAGCACACCGGCGAATACCCTATCATTGGCGTGAACACCTTCCTGAGCAGCACCGGTTCTCCTACCGTGTTACCTTCTGAGGTGATCAGGGCGACCGAGGAGGAAAAGCAATACCAGATCACCATGCTACAAGAACTGCACGCCCGCTTTGCGGAAACTGCTCCCGCGCATCTGAAACGCCTGCAAGAAGTGGCGGTACAGAACGGCAACATCTTTGAGGAACTGATGGAAGCCTCTAAGTATTGCTCTCTGGGCCAAATCACCAACGCGCTGTTCTCAGTAGGTGGCCAATATCGCCGCAATATGTAA